The Lewinella sp. 4G2 nucleotide sequence GAGCGTGAGGACGATGCCACCGATCGTCCAGTACATTCCCTTTTTAAACACTTCCGTGGTTGGGCGGAACATCCAGAAGCTGGAGATGACGAAGAAGAAGAGGGCCGCGCCAAAGAACAGGTTCAGGTAATACAGAGGATCGTTCGTAGTAGCCTTATGCAGGTGGGTCATTTTGCCCAGCACGTAGGGAAGTTCCTTTTTGACCTGTACGGCTTCACCGGTGGCAGCGGTGTACTGTCCACCCTTGAAGTAAAGCGTGCCACCCTCGTTGCGCTCCACTTTGAAATCCTTGATTTTTAGTTCCTTCCCTACCTCACGTTCCGACAGGTTGGCAGCGAGTTGTACCTCCACGCGTTTTTCCTGTTTTAGGAAATCCGTTTTGCGGTAGATCAGCACCATTCCGCTGAGGGCGTAAACGGCCATGATGCCGGCCAAAAAGAAGCCAAGGTAACGGTGAAGGACGCGCATACTCATAACGGTAGGGTTTTGCGCAAAGATAGACTGTTTAGATAAAGTCTAGGTAGTGAAAGGGACTTTGCCAGACTTCGTTTATTTATCCGCGGTGACGATTCCCTCGTCTTCATTCAGCTCTACCACCGCTGGCATTTCTTGGTCATCCTCCCATGCGGCGATCAAGCCTTCGATTTCATCTGCGGAGAGGTAGTACTTCTCCAGGCGTTTTTTGTAGTGAGGCGGCAGAGTGCTGTGGCCCATCAGGTAGTTCTTGGTCGCAATGATTTCCTGCCCGAAGCCGTGGTTGACGGCGATTTGATCCGCCCGTCTTTCGGCGGCGCGCATATAGCGTGACCACAGCGCATATCCTAAACCGAAGCTTACCATTCCGAGCGCGGGGCGGTGGAGGTAATCGACGACGTGGCCCAACTCGTGGGCGAACCAGCCTACTACAACCTCCTTGGGCACTTTATGGATCTTCACGTGCTGCGTCACCTTCAGGTGGCTACTGAAGTCCACTCGGTATTCCCGCGTGGCCCGGCGGAAGAACTTCCGGTTCAGTACGGGTTGGGCGCGCATGGTCGAGCGCTTCATATTGAGTTGGCGAAGGTAGACGGTCCGGCCGGCTAGCGCGGGGTACTGATGGAGCACATCGCAGAACCAATCCTTAAGTCGGGGGTCCGCTACGTTTTGGAATTTGCAATCGTGGGTGGGTTTGGGCATATCAGGTCCAACGTCCTTTGCTACACGAGGTTCTCAAGGAGCTGGCAAAACCAGTGTTTCTGCTAACAACGAACATGGGAATGCTTGCTTCCGTACTATTAAGCGACCACCGTCCGGTGACAGCGGGCATTCATTAACCAATTAATACCATACATCATGTTACGTTACGCCCTGATCTTTTTCGTTGTTGCCATTATTGCTGGAGTTTTAGGCCTTGGTGGCCTTGCCGGCGCCGCCTCCGGAATCGCAACGATCTTCTTTTACATTTTCTTGGCACTGTTGGTGATCAGCTTGGTCTCCGGCCTCTTCAAGAAAGCATAATAAACATACCGCAATAACTGCGGTTTATCAATCAGTGGCTGTGCCGTACCCTACGGCGCAGCCACTTTGCTATTAATAAAATAAATACCATGACGCAGCGCATTCAACGACTATTCTTCGGTTTTCTTGCCACCATTTTCAGCGTGACCACACTGTTGGCGCAGGCGGATCAGGAAAGTCCCTTCCAGGCCAGTGAGCCAGTTACGAAAAGCGGCGAAGGCCTGGGTTCTACCATTTGGATCATCGTTGGTATTGTTTTCCTGGTCGTCGTTTTTTTCTTGCTCAAGAAGGGCGGATCGGGCGCTACCCGCGCGGGCAATCCCAAATAAAATATATATCCGAAATACGGAGCATAATTAACTGGCGCTGCCGCAGGTGCCAAGAAATGGGAAGGGGACTAACGCAAAACGACGTTGGTCCCCTTCTCTACGTTGAAAACGAACATTGTTTGTAGAAACCCGGTAGTAATTAGTGGTTGGAAGGGCCAAGCTTTGACAATCATTCTGCTCCAATCTATCGGGAGCCTTTTTTATCGCATTATTAAACTATACACATCATGATTTCCCAGCAGACAATTGACTCCCTGGCGCAGGCAAACGGAGAACATCTCGTATCCCTAGTCGTCCCCACCGCCCAGGACAACGACAGTGAAAAGAACCGCATCCGGTTAAAAAATGCCCTCCAGGAAGCTAAAAATGAGCTCACTAAAAGAGGAATGAACGACCGGCAGGCCATGGAATACCTGACCAAGGGAACCAACCTAAGCGAAGATTTTGATTTTACTCAGATCGACAAAGCCGTTGCATTATTTATTGGCGACGATATTTTTGAATTCGTAAGCTTGGATGAAGTTGCTAATGAGGCGGTGACGGTCGGACCTGAATTCGAATTGAACTCGCTGCTCAACACGAGCTCTAACTCCGATCATTCTTTCTTCCTATTAGCGCTTAGTCGTGGTGGGACTAAGTTATTTATCGCCAAAGACGGCACCTTACAGCTTATCGATGCCACGGGTATTATTCCAGAAGATATGGAAGCTGCCTTGTTGCTTGATGATCCGGATCGCCAACTCAATCAAGCTGGCCGCGCAGGTCGCGAAGGCACCTACTTTGGCCATGGTGCCGGTAAGGACGAAGAAAGCGGCCACCTTAAAGCCTACCTGGATATCGTGGACCAGGGCGTCAACACCCTGCTCAAAAACGAAAAGCGACCCCTGCTCCTCGCCGGCGTGACCGAGATTGTTGCTATCTACCGCCAGGCCAATCAGTACAATCACCTCATTGAGGATCGCTACATCAGTGGTAACGTCAACGACGTACCTACGCAGGAGCTCTTCGAACAAGCAACGGTGGTGCTCGGTGATTACTTCAACGAACAGCAGGAAAGAGATGTAGAATTATTCGGCCTCAATTTTGCCAAGGGCGAAGCCGGTGCTTCACTAGATAAAATCGTCCCTGCTGCCATCAACGGTCGAGTAGAAGTCCTCTGGGTGAAAAAGGGCAGCCGAGCCTTCGGTAGCTACGACGCAGCTACTAATGGGGTCAACTACCTCGAGGAGGGCGATGCTAATGCTAAGGATCTGTTCCAAACCGCACTCCGCCATACTCGCAAAAACGGCGGCCGCGTCTACTACGTGGAAGCCGATAAGATGCCCAAAGAGAACACAGACGTCTGTGCCATTTACCGTTACGGTACCAGCGCAGTTACTACGAACTTTAATTAAGATTTGTAGTTAGGCCTTTAGCGGGGGATGAGTCCCCGTCCAATTGCTTAGCACCTGCGGCAGCGCCAACTTATAAAGACCACAACCACTCTGAGTATCTAACTCAACCGTGGTCACCGCAGCTACAAGAACAGGGTAATACTGACCGCTATCTAAACGGAGATGTATATAAACTCCCGGCGAATGTACTTAATGTACTCACCGGAAGGCCCATCATCGGAAAAGCCCTTCCCCGTTTTACGGAGGAAGGGCTTTCTGTTGCTGGCCAAAGGCCTGGAGCCGCCCATCGGACTCGAACCGACGACCTATTCATTACGAATGAATTGCTCTACCAGCTGAGCTAGGGCGGCGTGGCGGAGCGCAAAGGTAAATGCTTCCGCGGAATTTTGTTGGTCATAGAAAAATAATTTATCACGACCACTTCCTACACTTTTTCTCGCTGTCTCAACTTCTCCTGCAAAACCGATTTTCTATCCGGACCGAAGGTCCAACACTAAAGCGCCGCAGGCCTCTCCATCTACCCAACCTCGCCTGCTCCTGCGAAACCAAATCGCCGTAGGCCTCTCCTTCTCCCCAACCTCGCCTGCTCCTGCGAAACCAAAGCGCCGCAGGCCTCTCCGTCCGCCCAACTTCATCTGCTCCTGCGAGCACTGAGTACTGCGAAGCAAAACTCTCCCCCGCCGTACCTTCGCGCCCCATGACCAACCAGACCAAAGAAATTGCCCGCCGCCGCACTTTCGGCATCGTCGCCCACCCGGACGCTGGCAAGACGACACTGACGGAAAAGCTGCTCCTTTTTGGTGGCGCCATCCAGGTAGCCGGCGCGGTGAAGAGCAATAAGATAAAAAAGTCGACCACCTCCGACTTTATGGAGATCGAACGCCAACGGGGCATCTCCGTAGCGACCTCCGTGATGGCTTTCGACTACGCGGACAAGAAGATCAATATTCTGGACACCCCCGGCCACAAAGATTTCGCCGAGGATACCTACCGCACCCTCACCGCCGTGGATTCCGTGATCGTCGTGATCGACGTCGCCAAGGGCGTCGAGGAACAGACGGAGAAACTCGTGGAGGTCTGCCGGATGCGGAAAACGCCGGTCATCGTCTTTATTAATAAAATGGATCGGCCCGGTAAGGAAGCCTTTGATTTGCTGGACGAAGTAGAGCAAAAACTCCTCCTCCGCTGCACGCCGCTGAGTTGGCCAATTGGTATGGGCGACCGGTTCCAGGGCGTCTACAATATCTTCGAACGCCGCCTCGTCCTCTTCCGGCCGGACAACAAACAGGGCCGCCCCGAAGAAACCATCGAATTTACCGATCTGGACGATCCGGAACTCGACAAATTGGTAGGTGAAGCCGCCGCTGAAGAACTCCGCGAGGAGGTGGAGATGATCACTGAGGTTTACCCACCCTTCGAGCAACAGGAATACCTGACCCAGGAAGTAAGTCCGGTCTTCTTCGGCTCCGCCGTCAACAACTTCGGCGTGAAGGAACTACTGGATTGTTTCGTGCAGATCGCCCCCCAACCCCGGCCGCGCCCGGCGGAGGAGCGGCAGGTCCTGCCGAACGAGGATAAGTTTTCGGGCTTCGTCTTCAAGATCCACGCCAATATGGACCCGCGCCACCGCGATCGGATCGCCTTCCTGCGCATCTGCTCCGGCACCTTTGAGCGGAATACGAATTACCTCCACGTCCGCCAGCAACGCAAGATGAAGTTTGCTAACCCCACCAGCTTCATGGCGGAACGCAAAGAAGTGATCGACGAAGCCTTCGCCGGCGACGTAGTGGGCTTATACGACTCCGGCAACTTCAAAATCGGCGATACGCTGACGGAAGGGGAGCAGTTGCACTTTAAGGGCATTCCGAGCTTCAGCCCCGAGCAATTCCGCCGCGTTTACAACGGCGACCCGCTAAAGTCTAAACAGCTAGCCAAGGGAATTGACCAGCTGATGGACGAAGGCGTTGCCCAGCTCTTCGTCCGGGAGGTGGACAATGCCCAGATCATCGGTTGCGTCGGTGCCCTCCAGTTCGACGTCATCCAGTACCGGCTCGAGCACGAATACGGCGCAACGGTGCAGTACGAAGGCATCAACCTCCACAAAGCGCTATGGGTTACTTGCGATGACGATGCCGCCCTCGAACAATTCAAGGAGCGCCGCCGTCAACACATCGGCTACGATAAAGAAGGACGCCTCGTCTACCTCGCTGACTCCGCCTGGACGCTCCAGATGGCGAAGGATAATCACCCGGAGGTGGAATTTCATGCCACTTCGGAGTTTTAGAGTTGAAAGTAGCGAGTTGCAAGTGACGAGTCTCGCAACTCAATACTCGCTACTTGCAACTCGCTACTCGACACTTGACACTCGCAACTATAACACTCGCAACTCGCAACTTGCAACTTGCAACTTTACACTCGACACTCGCAACTAGAAACATGACCGTCAACGTACCCGCCGAAACTGCGCCCCTCAAAAAGGTGATCATTCACCGTCCTGACGCCGGAACGGCCAGCATTACTCCACGGCGCGCGGAGGAGCTTTTGTTTGACGACATCGTCTACCTACCCCAGATGCAACGGGAGCATGATGTCTTTACGCGAATCCTACGCCGCTTCATTGGTGACAACGGTGTGCTGGAGATCGCGGACTTGCTAGCCGAAGCCATTGTCGCCAACGAAAAGGCAACCCAAGACGCGCTTGAGCTGATCATCGGCTGGGAAGAGCTACCGAAAAAGTTCGTAGGTGAACTATTGGATCTTTCCCCCCGGGAGTTAGCGGACGTCCTCATCACGGGGTACCATGAGACGGGAGAGCGTCGACTGTTTGACCCCATCCCCAACTTCATCTTCACGCGGGATATCGCCGTAACGATCAACGACCATTTGCTCATCACTAAAGCGGCTAAGGCTGCCAGGAGCCGGGAGAACTTTCTGACCCGCCTGGTGATTTTCGCCCACCCCGCCTTCGCTGAACTGCGGGACGCCGGCCGCATCATCAACCTGAACGACGTGGAAGCCTTCCCTCCCGGCGCTGACGGCGAAAAGGTCGCCATTGAAGGAGGTGACGTGATGATTCTCAATGAGGATACACTACTAATTGGCGAGAGTGAACGGTCGAGCAACTACTCCCTGAAAGTCCTGGCCGACGAACTGTTCCGGCGCCAGGTGGTGAAAAGGGTCGTGCGCGTGAGCGTCCCCGCCGAGCGCAGCTTCATGCATTTGGATACCATTTTTACCCAGATCGATGCCCACGACTTCGTCTGCTACGAGCCCATCATCTGTACGGGCGGCCGCCTGGCTGGCGTGGAAGTGTGGAACATTGATGGGACGACGAGCAGCTACCTTAGCCTCAAGGAATGCATCCTTGCAGAGATCGATCCCGTTGCCCGTTTCCTGCCCGCCGGCGACGGCCGCAGCCCCTTCCAGGAGCGGGAGCAGTGGACGGACGGTTGTAACCTCGTCGCGTTGCGGCCCGGGGTAGCGCTGACGTACGACCGTAACCCCGTCACCGCCCGGATGCTGCAGAACGCGGGGTACACCGTCACCGGCGCCATGCGTTTGCTGGAACAGATTGATAATGATGGGCTCAACCCGGCTACCATCACTAAAACGATCATCACCTTGCCGAGCGGTGAGCTCAGCCGGGGTAGGGGAGGGAGTCACTGTATGACTTGTCCGATCCTGCGGGGGTAGGTGAGCAGCTAAGGATTGAGGTCAAAGAGTTAATGGGATCCGTCCGAATCTAAGATTTGGCTTCTACCTTCCGTTGGCCATCGTTTTGTGGCAGTTGACTATTCTTTACCTTTGCCCCGCATAAAGTTGGTGGCTTCAAAATAAGCCCCATCAAGCATCCGTTAATAAAGCCTTAAAGGGATCAGCTCACTTATCAAAACTGCGTTTCCTCTTACCCCTTTAACAGTATCATCAAGCCACGGATTTCCCTGGCGCCTGATCATTTCCCCCATGCAACGAAACTTACTTAGCTCACTGAGCACTTTGGCACTCTGTCTTTTCGGTTTCTCTTCCCTCTCCGCGCAATTTTGTGTTCAGGACGGTGACGATATCACTGGACCCGACGGTGGCCCCTGCGTCAACACCGTTATCAGTGCCGTTCCCTTTCTTCGCATCAATCCGGATGCCCGGGGTGGGGCGATGGGAGATGCTGGCCTGGCCCTTTCGGCGGATGCCAACTCCCTCCACTACAACGCCAGCCGTTTGGCCTTTGCTAAGGAAGACGCCGCGCTTGGCGCCACGTATACGCCCTGGCTACAGGCCCTGGGCTTGAATGACGTCTACCTCGCCTACGTCGGCGGCTACAAGAAACTGGATGAGTTCCAGGCCATCGGTGGCTCACTGCGCTACTTCAGCCTGGGTGATATTCAGTTTACCGACGTGAACGGTACCCCTACCATGACGGGCCGCCCGAACGAGTTCGAAGTTGCCCTGGCTTACACCCGGAAGCTCTCCGATCGTTTCTCCGCCAGCCTTACCGGTAAGTACATCAACTCCAACTTGGCTGCCGGCCAGGAAGTGGACGGAGTAGTGCTGGAGGCCGGTCAGGCTTTCGCCGCCGACCTGGGCTTTACTTACCGCAACGAAGACACCAATAAGGGTGACGCGTTTGCCGTCGGTGCCGCCATCTCCAACATTGGTAATAAGATCTCTTACTCCAACGATACCATTCGCGACTTCCTCCCCGCTAACCTCGGTATTGGCGCAGCCTACACGTTCCGCCTCGATGAGTACAATGAGATCACCGTTACGGCGGAGACCAATAAACTGCTCGTTCCTACGCCCTGTAGCGTAGCGGGTGCTGACTGTGAGCAGGAGAACGAGCGCCTGAACGACCAATCTCCCGTCTCTTCCATCTTCTCTTCCTTTAGCGATGCGCCCGAAGGTTTCAGCGAAGAGTTGCGCGAGTTCACCTTCAGCGCTGGTGCAGAATACTGGTACGATCAGCAATTTGCCGTGCGGGCCGGGTACTTCCACGAACACAGCACGAAGGGTGGCCGGAAGTACATCACGGCTGGTCTTGGCCTGAAGTACAACATCTTTGGCCTCAACTTCAGCTACCTGGTGCCCACCAGCAATCAGCGTAACCCGCTCGATAATACCCTGCGCTTTTCGCTGCTGTTTGACTTTGGTGCGCAGTCCAAGTAACACCAATTATAATTAGGACTTATATGTTAAAGGCCGCTCGCAATTAGCATTAGTCGCCTCATCACCCTAATATTACATATGTAAACGGAGCACTTGCACAATTTCGCTCCGCCAAAATTTTTTATAACTGGGGTTTAGTTCAGGGAAGGTGCGTCACTTGTGACGTGCCTTTCTTTTTTTTGGGAAGATAGATGTGGGCGCTGCCGCGGGTGCGGAGAAAAGTGGACGGGCGAACATCCACAGCGATAAATACTCGCGTGGCGTCCGTAAGCCTACACCACCAATCCTCCGCCTCGCCGTACCTTGGCGCACCACCAGCTTTTGCTACATGCCTGCTTCGACTTTGCGTCTTGTTATCCTCGTCATCTTCACCAGTTTCGCATACTGCGGGCTCAACGGCCAGTGCGAAAACCTTGGGGAAAACATCTTCACCGACGGCGATTTTGGTTCGGGGACGGACAACGTAGTTCCGGTCGATCCCGGCATTGCTCCCGGCTTTACCTACCAGCCATTTCCTCCACCAAACGATGGTTTCTACACCATCACCAACAATACGGGTGGCCCGCGGTGGAACAGCATCTTTGGTACCTGGTCTCGCTTCCGCGACAACAGCAACGACCCCAACGGGTACATGATGATCGTCAACGCGAACTTCACGCCGGGTAAGTTTTACGAGCAGCGCGTAGATGGCCTCTGCGAAAACACCGAATATCAATTTGCCGTCGACGTTCGAAACGTTCTGGCACCGGGGCCTCCAGGACTTTTCCCCGACGTGGCCTTCCTTATCGATGGGGTGGTGCGGGATTCTACGGACAACGTTCCGCAGGATGGAGCCTGGCATACTTACGACCTAACTTTCAGCACAATGCCTGGGCAAACTTCAGTCTTGCTCACACTCGCTAATAATAATCCGGGTGGTTTGGGGAACGACTTAGCGATTGACAATATTTCCTTCCGCGCCTGCGGGCCACAGGCACAAATCGAAGGCGCCCGCACTACGGTG carries:
- a CDS encoding DUF1328 family protein, coding for MLRYALIFFVVAIIAGVLGLGGLAGAASGIATIFFYIFLALLVISLVSGLFKKA
- a CDS encoding peptide chain release factor 3; translated protein: MTNQTKEIARRRTFGIVAHPDAGKTTLTEKLLLFGGAIQVAGAVKSNKIKKSTTSDFMEIERQRGISVATSVMAFDYADKKINILDTPGHKDFAEDTYRTLTAVDSVIVVIDVAKGVEEQTEKLVEVCRMRKTPVIVFINKMDRPGKEAFDLLDEVEQKLLLRCTPLSWPIGMGDRFQGVYNIFERRLVLFRPDNKQGRPEETIEFTDLDDPELDKLVGEAAAEELREEVEMITEVYPPFEQQEYLTQEVSPVFFGSAVNNFGVKELLDCFVQIAPQPRPRPAEERQVLPNEDKFSGFVFKIHANMDPRHRDRIAFLRICSGTFERNTNYLHVRQQRKMKFANPTSFMAERKEVIDEAFAGDVVGLYDSGNFKIGDTLTEGEQLHFKGIPSFSPEQFRRVYNGDPLKSKQLAKGIDQLMDEGVAQLFVREVDNAQIIGCVGALQFDVIQYRLEHEYGATVQYEGINLHKALWVTCDDDAALEQFKERRRQHIGYDKEGRLVYLADSAWTLQMAKDNHPEVEFHATSEF
- a CDS encoding arginine deiminase family protein, with amino-acid sequence MTVNVPAETAPLKKVIIHRPDAGTASITPRRAEELLFDDIVYLPQMQREHDVFTRILRRFIGDNGVLEIADLLAEAIVANEKATQDALELIIGWEELPKKFVGELLDLSPRELADVLITGYHETGERRLFDPIPNFIFTRDIAVTINDHLLITKAAKAARSRENFLTRLVIFAHPAFAELRDAGRIINLNDVEAFPPGADGEKVAIEGGDVMILNEDTLLIGESERSSNYSLKVLADELFRRQVVKRVVRVSVPAERSFMHLDTIFTQIDAHDFVCYEPIICTGGRLAGVEVWNIDGTTSSYLSLKECILAEIDPVARFLPAGDGRSPFQEREQWTDGCNLVALRPGVALTYDRNPVTARMLQNAGYTVTGAMRLLEQIDNDGLNPATITKTIITLPSGELSRGRGGSHCMTCPILRG
- the porV gene encoding type IX secretion system outer membrane channel protein PorV: MQRNLLSSLSTLALCLFGFSSLSAQFCVQDGDDITGPDGGPCVNTVISAVPFLRINPDARGGAMGDAGLALSADANSLHYNASRLAFAKEDAALGATYTPWLQALGLNDVYLAYVGGYKKLDEFQAIGGSLRYFSLGDIQFTDVNGTPTMTGRPNEFEVALAYTRKLSDRFSASLTGKYINSNLAAGQEVDGVVLEAGQAFAADLGFTYRNEDTNKGDAFAVGAAISNIGNKISYSNDTIRDFLPANLGIGAAYTFRLDEYNEITVTAETNKLLVPTPCSVAGADCEQENERLNDQSPVSSIFSSFSDAPEGFSEELREFTFSAGAEYWYDQQFAVRAGYFHEHSTKGGRKYITAGLGLKYNIFGLNFSYLVPTSNQRNPLDNTLRFSLLFDFGAQSK